The following is a genomic window from Opitutus sp. ER46.
AACTCTCCGTGCGGGCGGTCGCCGCCGAATTTGGCCGCCGTTTCAACCGGCCTGCGGTTCTTGTCGGCCAGGAGGCCGAGACGGCCTGGATCGGTGATGCCAGCGCCTCGTTCCGGCTTTTCGGTCCGCCCACCGTCCCCGCCGCCCAGCTCATCGAAAGGGTCGCCGACCACATCAGTACTGGCGGCGAACTCTGGGACAAACCCACGCACTTCGAATCCCGCGACGGTCGCTTCTGATCACGCCCATGAACGTCCGCCAATACCTCCTCGAGGGTCACGCCATCCCCGCTCACCCGCTCGCGCTGGACGCCCGGCGCCGGTTCTCCGAACGCCACCAGCGCGCCCTCACGCGCTACTACGTCGCCGCCGGGTGCGGCGGCCTCGCGGTCGGCGTCCATTCCACGCAGTTCGAGATCCGCGCCCCCGAACACGGGCTGCTCCGACCGGTGCTGCAACTCGCCGCCGAGACGGCCCGCGCCGAACAAGTGCGCTCCGGCCGCCCGCTTGCCCTCATCGCCGGCGTTTGCGGCGACCGCGCGACGGCCCTCGCCGAGGCCGCCCAGGCGCGCGAGCTCGGCTATGACGCCGCCCTCGTCAGCACCACCGCGCTTCGCGACCGGCCCGAACCCGAGGTGGCCGCCCACCTCGCCGCGATCTCCGAGGTCATCCCGGTCATCGGCTTCTACCTGCAGCCCGCCGCCGGCGGTCGGGTCTTCTCCCTCGATTTCTGGCGCGCCGTCGCGGCCATCCCCAACGTCGTCGCGATCAAGATCGCCCCGTTCAACCGCTACCAGACGCTCGAGGTCATCCGCGCGGTCGTCGAGGCCGGCCGCGACGACCTCGCCCTCTATACCGGCAATGACGACACGATCATCGCCGACCTCCTCACGCCGTTCACGTTCGCCCATGCGGGTCATCCCGTCCGCCGCCAGATTGTCGGCGGCCTGCTCGGCCACTGGGGCGTTTGGACCGAGGCGTCCGTGCGCCTCTACCGCGAGGCGCGCGCGCACCTCGCCGGCCAGCCCTCCGGGCGCGACTGGCTCGCCACCGCCGCCGCGGTCACCGACATGAACGGCGCGCTGTTCGATGCCGCCCACCGGTTTGCCGGCTGCATCCCGGGCATCCTCGAGGTGCTCCGGCGCCAGGGGCTCGTCGCAACCAACTTCTGCCTCAACCCGCACGAAACGCTCTCGTCCGGCCAGGCCGAGGAGCTTACCCGCGTCGCCCGCGCGTATCCGGACTTGGTGGACGACACCTTTGTTGCCACCCACCGCGACGCCTGGCTGCGTTGACTCCCATGCAACCGGAAGACGTCGAGGCCCTGCTCGCGTGGATGGTGTCGGTCGACACCGTCAACCCCGCGTACGGTGGTCGCCCAGGCGGCGAAGTTGAGCTCGCCACCGGGCTCGAGGCCCGCGCCACGCGCTGGGGATTCACGGCCCGGCGGTTCCCGCTTCCCGATGGCCGCTTCAACCTCCTGATCGCCCACGCGCCCAACCCCGGCGGCAGTTGGCTCCTCTGCGAAAGCCACCTCGACACCGTCGCCACCACCGGGATGACCGTGCCGCCGCTACAGCTCACCCGACGGGGCTCGCGGCTCCACGGACGCGGCGCCTGCGACACCAAGGGCTCCGGCGCCGCCATGCTGGCCGCCCTGCAGCTCGCCGCCCGCTCCGGCCAGACCCAACGCAACCTGGGCGTCCTTTTCACGATCGACGAGGAGTCGGGCATGACCGGCGCGCGCACCCTGGCCGCCGAGGTCCTGCCGCGGTGGTCCGGCCCGATCGAGGCCATCATCGTCGGCGAACCCACCGGGCTTCAGCCCGTGGTCTCCCACAACGGGGTGATCCGTTGGACAACGGTCGCCCACGGCCGGGCCGCCCATTCCTCCGATCCTTCCCGCGGCCAATCCGCCATCAGCACGCTGGTGCGGGTCGTGGCCGAGCTCGAAGCCCGGTATGTGCCGGCCGTCGCCGCGCGCACCGACCGCCTCACCGGCGCCGCCGCCTGCAGCATCAACGTCATCCGCGGCGGCGCCCAGGTGAACATCGTGCCCGCCCGCGCCGAGATCGAGGTCGACCGCCGCATGATTCCCGGGGAGACCGCCGAAAGCGTCCTCGCCGAGCGCGACGCGCTCCTCGCCGGCATCCAGCCGCCGCTGCCTGGTCGCATCGAACACCTCCCGGCCCTCTGCATCCCGCCGCTGCCGGCCGCCGCAAACCTGCGCTTCCTCGAAACCATCGCCCCGGAGTTCGCCCGGCTCGGCCTTGCGGCGACGCCCACCGGCGCGCGCTACGCCACCAACGCGAGCTACTACGGCGCCGCCGGGATTCCCGCGCTCGTCCTCGGACCGGGCGACATCGCCCAGGCGCACACCGCCGACGAGTGGCTCGACCGCGCGCAACTCGCCCGGGCCGTCCAGTTGTACTCCGCGCTGATGCTCCGCTGATCCCGCCATGCCTCGCCGCCTCCGCTCCCCGTCCGCTTCCCGCCCCCGTCACGTCCGCGAGCGCCTCCTGCGCGCGGCCACCGCCCTGTTCGCCCGCGCGGGGTACGATGGGACCACCGTCGACGAGGTCGTCGCCCGTGCCCGCGTCAACAAGCGGATGGTGTACCACTATTTTGGCGACAAGGACGGCTTGTACGAGGCGGTGCTCGGCGAGGCGTACCGCTCCCTCGAGGTGCTCGAGCACGACGCCTTCGCCCGGGGCAAGGACCTCGAAAACGCCACCGCCCAGATCGTCCGGCTGTATTTCGAATTCAACGACGCCCACCCCCAGTTTCTCCGTCTCCTCCTGTGGGAGAATCTCAACGGCGGCCGCGGGCTCCGACGCGCGGGGCACGGCGTCACCAAGGACCCCGTCCTGCGGGCGCTCGACGCGTTTCTCCACCAGGGCATCGCCGCCGGCCGCATTCGGTCCGACATGGATGCCCGGCAACTCCTGATCAGCCTCATCGGGCTGTGCCAGGTCTACAGCTCCAACCGCTACACGCTCTCGAGCGCGCTGGGCGTGGATATCGGCGCGCCCGTTTTTCGCGAACAGGGCATCCGCCACGTCACGCGGCTCCTCCTCGAGGGGGTAAAGGCGCCGCCGCGCGCCCACTGAGCCGGCGTTGCCGGCGCTCGCGCCGACAATTGGGCCGCGCTAGTCAGGTCGGCCCGCGCGCTCCTTCGTCCGCCCGCCCCAGCGCGCGTAGATCGCTTCCAGCACGCCGAACTGGTCTGTGAGCAGCCCTTCGTACCCGCACGGCCGGTCGTCCCAATACCGCCAGTCGACGCCGCTTTGGTTGCCGCCGAACACCCGGGCCTCGGCGAAGCCGACGCACAGGCGTTCCAGCAACCAGTCCGCTTCCGCCTGCAGTCCGCATCGGTACAGACCCATGACCAGGTGCCGGGTCTGCGAATGCGTCCGGCCGCCGTTCTGGTAATAGCCCAGCGGGTAGCCCTGCATGATGTCCGCCAGATCGTAGTCGGGGATCGGCCAGAGGCTCCCCGGCAGGCCCAGCGCCGGGTCGGGCATGCCCACCCGCTTCGCTTCGGCGAGCAGGCGAAGGAGCATCGCTTTCGCCTCCTCGCCTTCCACCAGTCCGGCCGCCACCGCGGCCCCGTTGACCGGCAGAAAAGCGTAGTCGTGCAGCTTGCCTTCACGACACCGCCAGCCGCCCAGCCAGCCCGTGGCCGGATTCCAGAAGGTCTGCCGGTAGTTGTTGTGCAGCAGATCGGCCCACCGCGTCAGCGTGCGCGCCACGTCGGTCTCGCTCAGCCGCTCCAACCCGGCCGCCAGACTGCGCAATGCGCCGTACAGGATCGCGTTCGCAAACGCGTCCTTCCACCCGAACGAAATCACGTCGAACCAGCAGGTGCTCCACTGGTTCGTGCCGCTCACCCCGGTACGGTACGCGCTCTCGATCAGCCCGTCCTGATCGAGGTCGCGCCCCCGCGCGGCCTGCAACTTCTCCAGGATCCAGGGCCGAAACTCGCGGTACCACGCCGCCGTCGCACCTGCCCGCAGGTAATCCCCCAGGCCCCGCAACGCCGACGCCCCGGTCATCAGGTACTCATCGTCGGCATCGTGCGCCTTTCCGTCCTGGATGAGTTTTCCCGCCGCGTACCCCGGACCCCCAGTGAGCCACCGTTCCAGCGAAAGCCGGAGGAACTCCGTCGCCGGCAGCCCCGGCAGCACGTCTCCCATCGGCCGCGTCACCGCCGCCCACGTGTCCATGCAGATCGGGCAGTGCATCGACGCGCCGTTGTTGCTCAGCGTCGCCGTGTCGGCCCGCAGCGTCAGCGCGGTCCATTGCGTCCGGCCCAGCGCCCGGCGCACCACCGCCGGCGCGCCCCGCCGCAGCCGCGACGCCGGCCGCGCCGGCTCCAGGGTGAATGTCGCGCGGTGCGTGCCGGCCGGCAGCCGGTACACGCCCTCCGCGGTCCGCTCCTCGCCGACCTTGAGCTCGAGCGTATTGAGATCCTGATGACGGAAGCAGTCGCTGCGCCCCCAGCCGTCCGGCGTGTCCGCGGCGACCCGCCACGCGCCGTACTTCGGCAGCACCAGCAGCGCGGGCAGGGCCACCGCCCCGCTCTCGCCGTCCGGGATGAGCTGGCCCAGCACGTGGGCGGGCGACGCGCTGTTCCGCAGTCCGATGCACCAGGCGGCACTGTGCCAGCCGTATTCCGTCTTCGCCGCCGTGCGCACCGCCTCGAGCCGGAGCCCCGCCGCGCTCACGCGCCAGGTGAGATCGTACGCCTGCCCGCCCGCCTTGAACGTGTACCGCACCGTGGCGCCCCGTACCACGGTCCGCCCCTCGAGCGCGCAACGCACGGTCGGCGCGATCACCGGCGCCGCCGCGACCGGATGCCACTGCGGCCCCTGGGGAAACTGCGGCGGGCGGCTCGCCACGAGGTTCGTCCCGGCATTCGCCGGATCCTCGACGTGCAGCCCGAGGAAGGAGAATCCCGGCCGGTTCAGCGTGAAGCCGACCTCAAAATCGCGCGTGCGATACCGCACCGCACCGTCGACCACCTGCGCGCTCACCCCGCGCGGCAACCGGCGCAGGTCCACCCGGTCGATGGCCAGGACCCGTTCGCACCGTGGCGGTAGCCCGGCCACGAGTTCGCCCTCCAGCACGAACGCCGACATCACGAGGTTCCACGGCGTCCACCCCCCGTCGATCCCGCTGCGGCGCAGTTCGATGATTACGCCCGCGACCTCGACGCCGCCGAGCTCGATCCACTGCGTGGCCCCCGCCCGCGGCGCCTTGAGGTCGTCGCGCCGGCACAACTCCTGCCAGCGTCCGCCCCGCCAACCGAGCACGCGGAGCCCCACCACCCAGTCGAGGTCCTGCCGGCTCCCGCATTTGTGATAGCCCTGGCCCCGGCGCACCCCGAGCCGAAGCAGCCGCGCCGCCCCTGGCAACCGCACCACGCGCTGGTGGATGATGCGTTTTTTGGCCATCCCTTGTTCCGCCGGCAGGGGCGACGTCCAGACCGCGCGACCCCGGTCGAAGCGGGCGTGCGTGAACAGGTCCCCCATCGGGGGTTCGAGGTCGGAAAGGGCGAGCAGGTCTTGCGGCATCGGGGGGAGATTGGAGGGTGGTGCGCCGGGCGTCGTCGCGTGGTCGGCCCATCCGCCGAGCGGGCGCGCGCGTTCGTCCCAGCCGCTCCATCCTAGGCGGTTTGCGCGGCGGCCGGAATGTACGATTTGGGAAATGTTTGGTGCGCCTTGGGGATTCCCGCGCTTTGCCATTGCCCGGCCCCGCCGGTTGACCTCAGCCGTTTCGCCATGCCCGTCATGGAACTCCCCAATCTGACCGTCACTGCGATCCATTACCCGGCGAAGGCCACGCCCGCCGAGATCACCGCCGCCCGGGAGCTCGCCCGGCTCACCGGCGGCACCGCGACCGCCGCGGCGAGCGCCCCGCGCCGGGGCGTGGGCATCGCCCTCGCCTCCCGCCGCTGGTCCCGCCGGCTGCCCGCCGCCGCCCGCACCGAAGCCGCATGGATGTGGCTCCGCCTCGATGAAAACGGCTCCGGCGAGATCTGCGCCACCCACGGTTCCTTCCTGTTCGCCGCCGTCCGCCTGCTCGCCAGCGGCCTCACCGAGGTGAGCCGCGAGAAGCTGGCCCGCGGCCTGTGGCTGCCGGCCTCGTTCCGCTGGCACCGCCCGCATTTCGACGCCTGCTACACCCAGTACTGGCGCTCCGCCCGCAAGTTCGACCCGGAGCGCTACGTCGCGACGCTCGCGGAGGCCGGCTTCACCCATGTCGAGGTCAATGGCCTGCAGGCCCATCTTCCGCATGAGGACTTCGTCGCCTGGGAATACTACCCGCAGTTCTACACCTACGCGCCGGGCTTCAACCACTTCGTCGACACCGAACTCACGCGCGGCGTCTGGCCCGCGTTCTACCTCGACGCCAATCTCAACCACCTCAAGTCGCTGGCCGCGCTCGGCCGGCAATACGGGCTGCTGCCTGGCGTCTGCATGTTCGAGCCGCGCTCCATGCCCGAGCGGTTCTTCCAGAAGTACCCGACGCTCCGCGGCGCGCGCGTCGACCACCCGTTCCGCTCCCGCCTCCCGCGCTACACCATGGCGCAGGACCATCCGATCGTGCAGCGCCACTATCGCGAGGCGCTCCAGGCGCTCATGCGCGCCGTGCCGGACCTCAGCTACATGTCGGTGTGGACCAATGACAGCGGCGCCGGCTTCGAACACACCGCCTCCCTCTACGTCGGCCGCAACGGCGGCCCGTACATGATCCGCGAGTGGCGCAACCACGAGAAGGTCGCCGAGGCCGCCGGCCAGAGCATCGTCCGCTACCTGCAGAATCTCCGCGGCGCCGCGGCCGAGATCAACCCGGACTTCGACGTCGTGCTCCGCATCGAGCCGTTCAAGGTCGAGCACGATCACATCAAGAAGGGCATGAGCGAACACATCACCTGGGAGGCCCCTTCGCTTCTCGTCCGCGGCTACGCCCTGCCCTACGCCCACCCGAAGTATCCGGACAACGCCGGCGTCGCCGGCAGCATCTTCCACTCGTGGCTCGATGCCTCCGAGGCCAAGCCGCTCGCCGAATCTCGCCAGGCCGGCGCCGAGCCCGCGCTCAACTACGCCGCCTCCGGCGTCAACAACCACGAGCCACTCCTCGGCCTGCCCTTCCCGCGCCTGCTGCACTCCAAGCTCAAGGCCATGCACGAGCTCGGCCTCCAGCGTGCGAGCTGCATGGGCGGCCTCAGCAATGTCAGCCAGGCCCCCTACTGGCCGCACCCCGCGGTGATCCAGGCCGCGCAGTTCTTCCCCGAGAAACCGGTCGAGGACGTCCTCACCGAAACTGCCACCCGCTTCGTCGGCACGGACCACGCCAAGACCCTCACCGCCGCCTGGCAGGAGTTCGAGGACGCCCTCGTCTGGCAGCCCGCCGTCGGCCTCTACTGCGTGTTCGGCTTCTGCTGGCAGCGCACCTGGGACCGGCCGATCGTGCCCGACATCGAGGCCATTCCGGCCGGCGAGCGCGCGTACTACGAGCGCCACGGCTGCTTCCAGCACAACAACCCCAGCCTCGGCGATCTCGGCAAGGATGTCCTCTTCGACCTGATGACGCGCGACTCCGCGACCAAGATGGCCGGCGACATGGACCGCGAGCTCCTGCCCCGCGTCCGCATGCTCCTCCGCCGGCTCGACGGCATCTGCGGCGCCGCCACCGGCCAGCCCGCGACGGTCTTCAACGACCTGCGCGACCGCGTCCGCGCCTACCTGCACTGGGCCACCGCGCTGCGCAACGTCTGCGCGTGGTGTGAGTGCGTGTACGGTTATCGCGCCAGCACCAAGCAGGCCGACAAACGGGCCTACGAGAAGAAGCTCCAGGCCGTCATCGACCTCGACGTCGCCAACACCAAGGGGCTCATCGAGCTCCTCAGTGCCGGGCGCACCGAGGTCACGGTCGTCTCCGGCATCGCCGACAACACGTTCTTCTACGGCGAGAATCTCGTCGAGAACCTGCAGACCAAGCTTCGGCTCACCGAGAAGTACCGGCATCGGAAGCCGCGCATCGATCCGGACGCCTACTGGCGGCCGATCCCCGGCACCGCGTGGCCCAAGGGCTGGCTCAAGACGTCCTGACCCGCGCCACTCCGATCATGCCGTCGCCCGCCCGACTTCTCGGCACCGTTCTCCTGCTCGGCCTCGGCGTCGCCCTCCGCGGCGCCGAGGGACCTCGCTTCTACGTCGCGCCGAACGGTTCCGATCAGTGGAGCGGGCGCTTGGCGGACCCCGCCGCCGATCGCAAGGACGGGCCGTTCGCCACGCTCGAACGGGCCCGCGAGGCCGTGCGGGCGAGCGACCGCTCCCTCGGAATCACCGTCACGCTCCGCGGCGGCACGTACAGCCGCACCACCGCGCTGCGCCTGGACGCCGCCGACTCCGGCCTGCCGTCCGCGCCCGTCTTCTGGCAGGCCGCGGCCGGCGAACGACCGGTCCTTTCCGGCGCTGTCACGCTCGCCGTCTTCGATCGCGTCACGGACGAGGCCATCCGGCAGCGACTCCCGGCCGCAGTGCGCGACCGCGTGCTGCGAATTGACCTGCGCGCGCTCGGCCTCACCTCGTTCCCCGGCTTCGACCCCCGCGGCTCGCCGGGCCTCGAGCTGTTCTTCCACGGGCAGCGGCTCCCGCTCGCCCGCTATCCCAACGAAGGCTGGCTGCTCACCGGTCCCGTGCCGCAGACGGGTCTGCGTCGCTTTCACGAGGGCCTCGACCGCGAGAAGCGTTTCGACGGCATCCCCGCCGGTCGCCACTACGGCCGCGTGAAGCTCACCGATCCGCGGCCCGCGCAGTGGGCGCCGGACGCCAATCGGTACGCGCACGGCTTCTGGACCTGGGACTGGTTCGATGCCTTCCAGCGGGTGGAGTCGATCGATGCCGCCAACCAGGAGCTGATCTTCGCCGAGCCGCATCACCAATACGGCTACACCCAGAACCAGCGGTTCTATTTCCTCAACGTCCTCGAGGAACTCGATCGCCCCGGCGAGTGGTACCTGGATCGCGCCCACGGCGTGGCCTATGTGTATCCCCCAGAACCCATCCACGCCGGCGCACTCGAGGCCTCAGTGCTCGCCGAGCCGTTCATCCAGCTCGACGGCGCCAGCTATGTTTGCCTCGGCGGGTTGGGCTTCGAGGCCGGCCAGGCTGGCGGGGTCGTCATCCGCGGCGGCCAGGCGTGCCGCGTCGTCGGCAGTTCGTTCCGTAATCTCGGTGCGCTCGCGGTCGAAATCGACGGCGGCACTGGCCACGAGATCCGCAGTTGCGACTTCAGCGAACTGGCGCGCGGCGCCATTCGCGTCAGCGCCGGCGACCGCCCCACGCTCGCGCCCGGCGGCCACCGCATCGTGAACAACCACATCCACCACTTCATGCGGTGGCTGAAGACCGGTCAGGCTGGCATCCACATCGAGGGCGTCGGCCAGTACGTCGCCCACAATCTCATTCACGACACGCCGTTCGAGGCCATCCAGGTCCGCGGCAATGATCATGTGATCGAGTACAACGAGATCCACCACGTGACCCAGGAGACGGGCGACGCGGGAGCGATCTACACCGGCCGCGACTGGACGTACCGCGGCAACGTCATTCGCTCCAACTACCTCCACGACCTCAAGGGCCCCGGCCTGCACGGTGGCACCGCCATCTATCTCGACGACAACTGCAGCGGCTTTCTGGTAACGGGGAATGTCTTCGTCCGCGCGGGCCGCGCGATCCAGGTCGGCGGCGGCCGGGACAATCACGTCATCGGCAACGTCTTCATCGGTTGCGAACCCGCGGTGCACATCGACGCCCGCGGCCTCGGCTGGGCCGCCAAGAACTTCAACGGCCAGGATACCGTCCTGTTCGATCGCTTCCACGCCATGCACGCTGACCGCCCGCCCTACTCCGTCCGCTACCCGGAGTTGGGCCGCCTGCTCGCCGAACAGCCCGCCGAGCCCCGCGGCACCCGCGTCATCGGCAACATCTCCTGGGGCGGGCGCTGGCTCGATGTGTATGACTACTT
Proteins encoded in this region:
- a CDS encoding right-handed parallel beta-helix repeat-containing protein, with product MPSPARLLGTVLLLGLGVALRGAEGPRFYVAPNGSDQWSGRLADPAADRKDGPFATLERAREAVRASDRSLGITVTLRGGTYSRTTALRLDAADSGLPSAPVFWQAAAGERPVLSGAVTLAVFDRVTDEAIRQRLPAAVRDRVLRIDLRALGLTSFPGFDPRGSPGLELFFHGQRLPLARYPNEGWLLTGPVPQTGLRRFHEGLDREKRFDGIPAGRHYGRVKLTDPRPAQWAPDANRYAHGFWTWDWFDAFQRVESIDAANQELIFAEPHHQYGYTQNQRFYFLNVLEELDRPGEWYLDRAHGVAYVYPPEPIHAGALEASVLAEPFIQLDGASYVCLGGLGFEAGQAGGVVIRGGQACRVVGSSFRNLGALAVEIDGGTGHEIRSCDFSELARGAIRVSAGDRPTLAPGGHRIVNNHIHHFMRWLKTGQAGIHIEGVGQYVAHNLIHDTPFEAIQVRGNDHVIEYNEIHHVTQETGDAGAIYTGRDWTYRGNVIRSNYLHDLKGPGLHGGTAIYLDDNCSGFLVTGNVFVRAGRAIQVGGGRDNHVIGNVFIGCEPAVHIDARGLGWAAKNFNGQDTVLFDRFHAMHADRPPYSVRYPELGRLLAEQPAEPRGTRVIGNISWGGRWLDVYDYFAFDFRSCVELRGNVIADPLLWRRLAQNDGKPDPYFLNIDRQEGYVMIRQGDPTAAQELAGNRLQEKPPAKLDERTLVFSARDEARLRQDGFPGIPAARIGLQTDEWRRKVPARVAAR
- a CDS encoding dihydrodipicolinate synthase family protein, yielding MNVRQYLLEGHAIPAHPLALDARRRFSERHQRALTRYYVAAGCGGLAVGVHSTQFEIRAPEHGLLRPVLQLAAETARAEQVRSGRPLALIAGVCGDRATALAEAAQARELGYDAALVSTTALRDRPEPEVAAHLAAISEVIPVIGFYLQPAAGGRVFSLDFWRAVAAIPNVVAIKIAPFNRYQTLEVIRAVVEAGRDDLALYTGNDDTIIADLLTPFTFAHAGHPVRRQIVGGLLGHWGVWTEASVRLYREARAHLAGQPSGRDWLATAAAVTDMNGALFDAAHRFAGCIPGILEVLRRQGLVATNFCLNPHETLSSGQAEELTRVARAYPDLVDDTFVATHRDAWLR
- a CDS encoding TetR/AcrR family transcriptional regulator, which encodes MPRRLRSPSASRPRHVRERLLRAATALFARAGYDGTTVDEVVARARVNKRMVYHYFGDKDGLYEAVLGEAYRSLEVLEHDAFARGKDLENATAQIVRLYFEFNDAHPQFLRLLLWENLNGGRGLRRAGHGVTKDPVLRALDAFLHQGIAAGRIRSDMDARQLLISLIGLCQVYSSNRYTLSSALGVDIGAPVFREQGIRHVTRLLLEGVKAPPRAH
- a CDS encoding M20/M25/M40 family metallo-hydrolase, translated to MQPEDVEALLAWMVSVDTVNPAYGGRPGGEVELATGLEARATRWGFTARRFPLPDGRFNLLIAHAPNPGGSWLLCESHLDTVATTGMTVPPLQLTRRGSRLHGRGACDTKGSGAAMLAALQLAARSGQTQRNLGVLFTIDEESGMTGARTLAAEVLPRWSGPIEAIIVGEPTGLQPVVSHNGVIRWTTVAHGRAAHSSDPSRGQSAISTLVRVVAELEARYVPAVAARTDRLTGAAACSINVIRGGAQVNIVPARAEIEVDRRMIPGETAESVLAERDALLAGIQPPLPGRIEHLPALCIPPLPAAANLRFLETIAPEFARLGLAATPTGARYATNASYYGAAGIPALVLGPGDIAQAHTADEWLDRAQLARAVQLYSALMLR